In bacterium, the genomic window CCACGTCGTTCTTACTTCGGATGTTCTCTATGTTCTCATCAAACGTCACGCCAATGCCTTTGTCACGGCTCGGAATCGCGCCGAAGAGAACCGCTACCATGAAGGTTGTGATTACAATACTCCCGGTCGTAATGTATTTAGGATGGCGTAGTACAAACCTTGACAGAAGACCTAACAACTTGCTCAGCAGCAGCTGTAAATAATTTCCTCTAAGATGTGGTTTCCGATCACGTAGCTTGATTTCGGCCGGCATTATTATCAGAACAGCCATAAAAAGAATCAGAATACCGACACCCCCGATAAAACCGAGTTCATATAATCCCCTAAACTTGGTTATCATAAGGACTGCAAAAACAAATGCGGTGCTTACCACGCCATAGAACACACTGGTTCCAGTCTCGCCGAAAGTGATTATCAAGTTTTGCAGAATCGTATTGTGCCTGGAATGCCTCTCCTGCTCAATAAAGCGGTTGTAAATGTGAATCGAATAATCGACTCCTAATCCAAGCAGCATCGCACCCGCAGCGGCGGTAATGATATTAAATTTTTCGAACATCAAATCGCCTACACAAAACACCCATGATACGCCTGCCATGATTGGCGCCATTATAAAAAATAATGCTCGAAGATTGCCATAGAACAAATAGAACAGTACCAAGATCAATATAATGACAATGAATGAACTGTCTATCAGGCCTTGTTTTACCGCGCGTGCATTCGACAAAGCCGAAACATAATTGCCGCCAAATGAAATTTTGATCTCATCCCTCTCTTCGCCAAGCGATGCAAGAAGGGAATCGCAAATGATGTCGTTACGGTCAACAAACGCCTCGCAGAACTTTGTGTCGTTGGATGCACCCGTCGGTTTTACAAAAAAAAGCAGGGTTTTTTTATCCTTGGACAAATAGTAACTTTCTTTATCTTTCAATAACGAAGCATTTTGCCGGCCAAGCATTTTTTCCACGTACGGCAAAAACATTTCTGAAATCAGCAGCGGATCTTCGCGCAGAATTTTTTTAAGTAACGGGTCGGGCGGTACGGGCGCATTCAATATATTTTTGCAATTGAGTATGAGTCTTTCGATCTCGGCGTCATCAAACCTTTTCAATACTGAATCCAGATCGGCAGAAGAGAGATAGAGAAGGCCGTTCTTAATAAAAAACTCTTCTATGAACGTTTTTTGATTGTCTGTGATTGAATAATTGCAACTCACCACCATGCCTGTTCCCATGAGGGCTTCATCTAATTTTCCGGCAAAAGATTTTAACAGGTCGGCATCCGCAGGCAGAGAATCCGGGGTTTCAATTAACGTAATATGACGATCCTGAGCGCCGAAATCTTCGTTCACTTCCCAAAATTCCTTGATCAGTTTTGAATTCTGAGGCAGCAGGTCAAAATTGTTAGTGCTAATTTTGATCTGAAGCATATAATAAATCGAAACGGTTGTCAGTACTGCGACCGCAGGTATAACAAAGCGGGCGTGCTTGTAACAAAATTCAGCAATATTCGACAGGATGGTTTTCATTCACTTCTCCGATTATCAACGCCCAATAATATCATATTTAGAGTTCATTTTCAACCTTAATTCCAAAACGGAAAATTGCTGAAGCAATCATGATATTGAGTGAACGCAGAGTGAAAAAATGCATTTTGTTAGAAAACTCAACCCCATGGCCATCAGCAAATTACTATTTGATAATACCCGTTCAATTGATTATAATTTTTTTGGCAGTTTCATCAGTTAAAGTGAAAAGTATATGACTATTTTTTCGTATTTTAAGCCGTGTCAGATACTGTGGCTTATGTACTTTTTGTGCGTGTCGGTCTGGCCTCCCCTTCTTGCACAGACTGCATTAGGCATTGAATCATTCACTTATCTTCTTGATCATCCATCAGAACGGCCGTATAGTAGCTATATGACCCGCGCAGATCAATTTTATAAACAACGCGATTATCGCCATGCTATTTATAATTTTAACTTTGCCAGAGAATTAGAACCGAGAATTTCCAACGATTTCTTGTTTAGCTTTAAACTTGGTTATTCGTATAAGGCCACCCACAAATTTGATTCCGCGTCGGTTCATTTACTGAAAGCCTCGGCAGATCCGCTCATGGGTGATTACGCCTTGTTTCAATTGGCACAAATCTTTTCAAAGCAGGATAGCGTAGCTGAAGCGATCACTCATTTTAAAAAGCTGTTACAGAAATTCCCCAATACGGTTTTTTATATTGAAACCTGCCTTAATCTTGCCGGCCTCTTATTTAGTCAAAATCAGCCTGATGCAGCCGATGTGTATATTAATCAAGCCGCCGGTATTCTAAAAGACGACCCGGTTATGAGAAATGTATACCAAAGCCGTATTCTCCTTTTACGAGGGAATAGTTATGTTCAAAAAAATAATTTCAACGGCGCCTTGGAGATATTTCGTAAAATTCAGGAAGATTTTCGTTATACCGACGAAGCCTATAAGGCCAAAATTTTAAGCGAATCGATTCGCAGGCAACAAAATACACCTGCGACAATAGATCAATTCATTGATGGTAATAACGTCCTCATTCTACAAGGATATTATCAAATGGCTTTGAATGAACTGGCCGAAAACAAAGCCCGCTTTACGCTGCCACATGATCAGACTGAAATTGAATATAACATCGCGCGAATTTATTTCGCCCAAGGTTTGTATAACGCGGCGATCCCCCGTTATCAATACCTCTGGAAAAAATACCAGCATAAAGAATCCTTATTTAATTTGGGCAAAGCCGCAAGATATCAGGGCGATCTCGCGCTCTCCACGTCCGCTTATCGTGACTATCGCGACAAAGCGTTCTTAACATCTGCTTGGAAGAACTATATTACTTATGAGATCGCCAATAACTTTTCTGCCATGGGTGACAGCGCAAGCCTCCGACAGGCTAATCTTTACTACGCTGAAGTTCGCCTGAAGACTCCATTATCTGCTATCTATGGCTACACAGCCGCTTTTCGAACGGCATTTAATTTATATAAATTATCCGAATATGACTCTTGCATCGTACTGCTTGCAGAAATTCAAAATGCAGTAGACTTTTTAAAGCCCAAATGTCAATTCTGGACAGCAAAGGCGTATGAAAAAAAGAAGGAACTGCAAAAAGCCAATGCAATTTATGAAAGACTGGCGAGTGATCAACCGCGAAATTATTACGGTATGTTGAGTCATTATCTCCGCCGGAATAACCCTAAGCACCCTGATGATAGTTTTTTTTATGTTAATTCATCGGTTGGGCAGGATGAAAAATCGTCGTTGTTCAATTTCGACATGATCAAGAAACTGTATTTTAGAATCGAGCAGGATAACGGGCGATTCTATTTTAATGACCGCTCGTTGCAGTCTCTTGAAAAAGAATTTATCAAAGCGTGGATAGGCAAAGAAATTCTGGAACCAAAGTATGCGCAGATGGAACTTTATCCTCTGCGGAAAAAATATCTTGAGTCGATTGAGTCCGCTGTTCTCTTCAGAAATTATCTGGAATTTCTTGAAGCCTATGATCTGGCGGTTGAAACTAACGTTGCGATGAAGAAAAAATTTAAGTCGTTTTTTAAATCCGAAGAAGAATCGGCAAAACTATTTTATCCGCGTTATTATCAATCCTACGTGCGGCAATACGCCCAAAAGTATGGATTGGACGAGGCGTTTGTTTTCGCCTTGATCAAGAACGAGAGCGCATTCAAAACCTACAGCATCTCCAAGGCAAGAGCCATCGGACTGATGCAGATCATGCCATTCACCGGTAATACACTGGCGCGGGAATTGAACTTAGATCATTTTGAAATGATGGATCTGCAGCAACCGGAAAAGAGTATTCTTCTGGGAACCTATTATCTTCACCAGCAGGCCATGGAATATAAAAACTTTATTCCTGCGATCCTGGGAGCGTATAACGCCGGACCACACAGAGCGGATTTTTGGATGAGGTTTTATAATCCTGATGAACCGGAAGAATTTCCGGAGATCGTGGAACTTTTTGAAACGAATAATTATATCAAGAAAATTCTTCTCGACCGGTGGATCTACTCTCAACCATGATCAGTTTTTCGTCTCCTGCTTAATCCACACAACCAATTCACCGTTTCCCCGATAAGATCATGCAAATATGGAATCGGTTTTATTCGTTTTTATAACGCTCCTCATTTTCTAATCGCATGAGATCATGACGCTCTTCTGTCCAAACGCGCGTTAAAACCGGGCAATCGGCGCAGGCATACGCACTGCAACGTTTGTGTAAATGGATCAACCCTTGCGCGAATTGAACCGTTAGGCGGTTTACCACATCCAGCCTTAACTGTTTTTTCATATACGACAGGATCGAATTCCTCTCAAGGCTTGTCGAAGTATTGTATAACTGTAAAACTTTTCCATGAAGAGTTTTTTTACTGCTGAACTTCGCATGCAAAGCCACGACGGGTAAGACGGCGTTCACCCATATCTCAAAAGCCCGCTGCCTTCCTATCAGGTCCCCTTGTTTTCGTTTTCCCCCGTCTTCCAGCAGATAATGTTCGCTCCAGTGTCCGAATGAATTCACCGTAAGGAACGATATGCAATCCTCAAAAGCATTAGAGGACGACTTTTCAAATGTCAGAATAAAAGTTTTCAATAACGGCCGATTGCGGTTTTGAACCAGAAGCTTTGAAAAACCGGCTAGGCGCAGGGTCGGGAAATTATCCGGCCGGAGCCTGAAAAATTTCCATTCGGTCGAAGACATCGGTTCGACCTTATGCTGCAATTGAAATTCCGACCACAGATTTTCCAGACGCTGAACAAACGGCACAACTTGAAGCGATTTCACCTCTGTTAAAAGGCCGCCTGCTCCCAAAAAAATAGCCTGAATACGCATCAATGCCGTAGCCTCTTCGTCGCTTGCGATCGAATTCATCAGCGTTTGATAGGGTACTTTTTGGGCTAATCTTTGGAAAGGCTCGCGGTTCTTTGAAAATCCGAGTGCATCCATTATGCCCTGATAGAGCAATTCGTTTAGATCGGTTTTCTGACGGACGAACTGTTCTTCAAATTTATTGCATTTCGCCTCAAACCGCTGGCGTCCGTTTTCCAGTATCCATTGATGCAGAAAACCGGCTTCGAGGGTTGGAACGGTGTCATAACAGAAAATATTCTTCCGATCGTCCTGAATGGATTGAATTTTTTGAATCACAGCTGTCAGGCTATCGTTCAGATATTGCCCAATCGCCAGCGTCGGCATGCGTTTATCTTTCGTGTCGTCAACAAAGACCACGTGCAGAATGACTTTTTTGTATGAGACATTCTCCGAATGGCGGTGATGATCCCAATCGGATGTCTTCCAGTGCAATTCAACATCGCCCGTGAGAACTTCATTACCGATCCTGATCTTGGCCTGTATAAAATCCGGCCCTGCGTCCTTATTCCATATTCCTCGATCGAGTATCCGCACCTGTTTCTTGTCCGTGGTCTTTAATTCGTCCATTTTGAGGAACAGGTGAAACCATATCGCCTGTATGATCTGCTCCGATATACGGTCGAGGTTTTCTCTGACGGTCGGCGAATCGGTATGTAATGGGTAATGGAACATGCTGAAGAAAATTATTGCAATTAAATTCAAATATTATAAATTAAGCCACGATTGAATACGCCGAAGTGGTGGAATTGGCAGACGCGCTGGACTCAAAATCCAGTAGGACTCAAATCCTGTGTGGGTTCAAGTCCCACCTTCGGCACTTTAACCCGAGTTAACCGCTCGGGTTTTTTATTTTTCAAAATAGAACGATATAAGAAAAAAATCTAAACAGGTAAGAAGCGAATGCGATGTCTTTTTTCTTCAACACTTATGATAGCGCCACGATCAAGAGCGGCGGTAAGGTCTTTTAAAATGGTATTTAATTTGTTGTTGATATTGGTTGGCGTTTCATCTTCCAGTCTGAAAATAATGACGCTTGGCAAAGTTTCCTGTGAGGCGGACATTAACGCGCCAAAATCCAAATCGAAAGTGAGTATTATTCTTCCTTCGTTTCTTGATTTTTTCAACTATTTTTGAATCCGGTAATTTATGCAGATTCAGTTCTCTCAAATGAATGGCGTCATAACCAGTATCCTTTAGCCATCGAATGGTGGTCTGGGATATTCCCATATCGGCAAGAAATTTCACTCTAAACCTCAGCCGCGGAATGGAGTTCTTCTTTGGTAAGCCAAGCCGCATAGTGCAAACACTCTTTGATATCCTCTGCTTCGAGATCAGGATACTCTTTCAGAATAGCCTCCGTGGACATACCGTTGGCTATCAGATTAATGATAAGCGATACAGGGATCCTAATTCCGCGAATGCATGCCTGGCCGCCCATGACCTGGGAATCAAAAGTAATACGTTTGAAAATTTGCATACCAACTGCTTTCTGATTTAATAACTGTCATAAATTTAGTAAATCGGCCCTACACATACAAATGCTTTTGTTCAGAATGCCCGAATTGAATTCGCAGATGTTTTATTCCCATCGGCTTCTCCGATACGCTCCTCCATCCTTGTGCCTATTTTCACATAAATTCATTGATAGTTTTGTAGATGCCGGTTATATTTATCTGTCCTTCCTTTGTTCTATCTAAAACGGAGAAGCCGGAATATGGATGACCTACCAACAATCTCATTACTGTGAAATCTGCCTAAACGGATTTCATCATAAAGCTACTTTGACACTTAAACAGAGCCCTCGTTTCGTTTTGACGAGGAGTCTGGTTGTTGGCTTGCAGATTCCAACGGTTCCTGTAAATTTTTAAGGAGGAATATATGGAGATAAAAATAGTGACCACGTTTGTGGTATGCATCGTTTTGCTGGCTGTGATATTAGTCGTCGCATGCCGGCCAAAGAAAGACGACAGACTCTACCCTATCGAGGTGAAGGGTCAAATGGGCTATATTGACAAAACGGGAAAAGTAGTAATAGAGCCTCAATTTGATAATGCCGAACTTGAGTGGTTTTCGGAGGAACTGGCAGGCGTAATGATCGGAGATAAACTGGATACAGGAAAAGTAAACCAATACGGCCGCGTGGCTTCGAAAAATACCAAATGGGGCTATATCAACGGAAAGGGTGAAATCATCATCAAAGCGCAATTCGATGGCGGCGGGAAATTTTCCGAGGGGCTTGCGCTGGTGAAGGTTGGCGATAAGTATGGTTATATTGATAAAACAGGAAAGACCGTGATCGAACCCCAATTCGATGCTGCCGGTGGAAATTTTTCTGACGAACTCGCATACATGAATATCGGCGGCAAGTTTGGTTACATTGATAAAACGGGGAATATAGCTATCAAACCCCAATTTGATGACGGCTGGAGTTTTTCCGAGGGGCTTGCGATTGTCAAGATCGGCGGCAAGGGAGGATTTATTGATAAGACCGGGAAGACCGTTATCGATCTGCAATATGAAGATATCGGAGAATTTTCCGAGGGGCTTGCGCTTGTGAAGATCGGTGATAAGTATGGTTATATTGATAAGACAGGAAAGACCGCTATTGCGCCCCAGTTTGACGATGCCTGGGTATTTTCTGAAGGACTTGCGCTTGTGAAGATCGGTGATAAACATGGCTACATTGATCAGACAGGCAACGTCGTTATCAACCTGCAATTTGATACTCCCGGGGGAAATTTTTCTGAAGGGCTTGCCTATATGAAGATCGATGGCAAGTTTGGTTTTATTGATAAAACAGGAAAGATCGTTATCAAGCCGCAATTTGATCATATCGGGGAATTTTCTGAAGGAGGCCTTGCGCGCATGGGGATGAATGTCAAGGAGGGTGGCGTCAGGTTTGGGTATATTAATAAGTCAGGAAAGACGGCTTGGACAGAACCGGAGTAAGTATCTCTTTATATGAAACGGCGTGCGAGACCTTTCCAAACAAGTATTTTTGTTTTACATATCTATTTGTCTATTTCATAGCATGTTCCATATATGTGTCCAATAATTACTTTTGGAGGAGAAATGAAAAAAGATAATAAAAATATGTCACGATTTTCATACGCACTCCATCAAGGAGGCATAAGAGAATTAGCCAACGAATATTCTGGTGAAATATTTGTCACAATTACGGCTGTAGTTACAATTGCGGGATTATACTTTTGGTTTTTTATTTATCCTTCTTTAAATATTGGAGGATCTTCTTTATATGAAACATCTAAGAATGTAGAATGCGGTAATGACATTCAAGATGCTCTTGGTACTTTTCGTAAAAACATGGATATGCCCTACACAATTGAACCTGAGGATTACAAAATTATTTTTAATAATGGACAAATTATCAAGGAATACGATCGCGATGGCATACATTACCGCGCATTTTTCAATATTTTAAATACATCAGAAGGTTGTTTTTTGAAGTTTTTTAAAAAAGGGAAATCTCAACCCGGTCATCATGAAATTACAATGGGAAACTATGGAATCGTTAAGCTATCTAAATGCAATTGCGAATAGTGGATTATCAATGTTATTTGTTTTAGTTTCAAGGGTTTGAAAAACAAACATTTGCCTTGTTGTTTTGAGGGCACTTCGCTTCATATAACACGCGGAATGTGCTTCGTCTCTACATTGTGTCCAAAACGTGGCTTACCTCGGGCCGGAAACTCTGCGAAGGATGAGGAGTCAGTTCTGCCCTGAGCCAGCCGAAGCGTGAGGTCAAAATAAAAAACCTACAAAGCCAAGACAGCCCTGTAGGTTTTTCTCTCACTCCCCATTTCACAAATATTCATTTATTTTGAGGTCACATTTTATGACCTCAAAATTAGCTTAGCCCTACGCATCTCCCTTGAACGGCTTGAATTCGATCCAGTCGTTCTCTTTGAAAATGCCGCGCAGTATCTCCCGGTCTTTATCGGTCGGCAACATTTCCATTTTATATTTCTCGTATTGTTCGGTGGTCAGTAATTTCCCGTCAATAGTATACGTTTGATGCGCGTACGTTCCGATCTTGCGGTTAAATTTAATATCCGGCACGATCAGCTTTGGCTGATCTTCCCCGATCAACGTATTCATATCAACGATCAATTTTGATATCTCCGCATGATACAGCCCGCGCGCCATTTGATTGAGCTGGTCTCTGCGCACCTCTTCGTCCGTCTCGCTTTCATTATAACGGCCTTTGAGCCCCCAGACGTACGCCCAATGTGCATTGGAGGAGCCATCCGTCCCGAATAAGTCATATGCCGTCGGAACCCATTTGTTGAAATATTTTTGCACGATTTCGACGGGAATCTTTCCGGCTTTCAGAATACGTTTGAGTCCGTTATTACCCGTCCCGAGATGGAACGCTTCTTCTTTAAGCATAGGATCCATACTCATGGCAAGTGGCATGAACGATGAATGGCTGAGCATCTTTAACTGAAACTTTCCATCACGGTCGATGAATTCGGTATACGTATACATATCGAGCCAATTTTCCATGACCTCGTTGAAAGAGCCGAGCAGACGCTTTTGTTCATACGCGCGGCGCTCGAGTAATTTCATCGCCTCCTTGCGTCCGCCTTCGCCGAAATGCGTCACCAGAATATGGCTCATTTGCCAGCCATGGCGCATTTCTTCGGCATTGATACGCATGAGTGCATACAGATCGTAATCGCTGGGCGCGCGGTCAACAAGATAGCGCTGCTGTTCGACCGAAGCAAATTCAGTGTCGCCTTGGTATACGATCAACTGTTGGAGGGCATCACGAATTCCCTGATTGGGAATATCAAGCACGCGTTCCCATTTACGGTCGCCTCGGAAATCGCCGAACTCGATTTCGTTGTACCGGCAGGGTTCGTATTTAGGCTCCAGAAGGTAATTGGGAAGAAATCGTTTGAACGTTTTTTCATCGTAACCGATGTCTTTCTTCCATTCAGCGAATATGTCTACCCAATCGTTGAATGTTGATATCTGGGCTTTTAGCATGGACACTCCTTTGCTTAGATTAAATAGATCACTTTATTTAACAATACAATTTTACGTTTTAAGTGCGCCTGAATTGATCAACCCTGATCCCAACTGAGCAGTCAGTTCTTCAGAAATCCATGAAGAAAGAGGTTTACCATTTGATCGGATATTTTCTGAATGGACAGCGATTGATTTTTGTGCTTTTCAGGATTAAACCAGGTGTAAGTCCAGTTCATCATCCCAAATAAAGACAAGGCTGAAATCTTAATTTCCTGATTCAAACGCATGTGGGGTTGATTCGATTTTGTTCGCGCAATGTCCAGCAGCATATTCTCAAGGATTTGCAGATAGGTTTTTTTCTTTGCATTAATCAATTCAAAATACTCACCCGATAAGGAATCCGATTCATGTGACAGAACTTTCATAGCGCTCAGGTGCGTTACAAAGTATTGAAGATGATTATGAACAAAAAGGTTGAGGCGTTCGACGGGATCGCCGGATTGATTTAACTTTTCATTTAATGACAAAATAACGCTGTCGAAAGAATACTGCGAAATGAGGAACAATAGTTCCTCCTTCGTTTCAAAATAATAGTAAAGCCCGGCCAAACTTGTTTTTAGTTCCGCAGCCAAATCGCGCATGGAAGTGTTGTGATAACCGTTTTGAGCAAACAATGTGGCTGCACGGTCCAGAATATCATATAATTTCCCGTGGTAATGAATGCTCTCACCGGCATGATCCTTCGT contains:
- a CDS encoding MMPL family transporter → MKTILSNIAEFCYKHARFVIPAVAVLTTVSIYYMLQIKISTNNFDLLPQNSKLIKEFWEVNEDFGAQDRHITLIETPDSLPADADLLKSFAGKLDEALMGTGMVVSCNYSITDNQKTFIEEFFIKNGLLYLSSADLDSVLKRFDDAEIERLILNCKNILNAPVPPDPLLKKILREDPLLISEMFLPYVEKMLGRQNASLLKDKESYYLSKDKKTLLFFVKPTGASNDTKFCEAFVDRNDIICDSLLASLGEERDEIKISFGGNYVSALSNARAVKQGLIDSSFIVIILILVLFYLFYGNLRALFFIMAPIMAGVSWVFCVGDLMFEKFNIITAAAGAMLLGLGVDYSIHIYNRFIEQERHSRHNTILQNLIITFGETGTSVFYGVVSTAFVFAVLMITKFRGLYELGFIGGVGILILFMAVLIIMPAEIKLRDRKPHLRGNYLQLLLSKLLGLLSRFVLRHPKYITTGSIVITTFMVAVLFGAIPSRDKGIGVTFDENIENIRSKNDVDVKMIKRLQEKFGSHFKPISVVCSATTDEALIQKLHLLNDKMDRLETEGVVKEYNSLLRYLPSVEHQRVNLDKIGSLDVESILFKIRLEMTKQGLRMNYFRLERLRRMLTVSEPITIHSFQNEGFGDIMQHYYVEKNGLKKVVTQVELTGPTHDINIVNNFIKDVETDPKLADQNIIITGIRVVTAEFLTLVKKDFVVALIASLIAVLVLVVIKYWNLRAVIVCMVPLTFSILAIMGVMRLLGIKINFVNMISLPLLIGSGVDYGIYIISRYLEDQRHDVFAAIHETGQSMFLSALTTVMGFGSLIFVDNQGLSSLGYMCSIGIIICSMSSVIILPAMLRLWGKRIWKPDSSVNVADRLTQNIKKPITQKK
- a CDS encoding WG repeat-containing protein, producing the protein MEIKIVTTFVVCIVLLAVILVVACRPKKDDRLYPIEVKGQMGYIDKTGKVVIEPQFDNAELEWFSEELAGVMIGDKLDTGKVNQYGRVASKNTKWGYINGKGEIIIKAQFDGGGKFSEGLALVKVGDKYGYIDKTGKTVIEPQFDAAGGNFSDELAYMNIGGKFGYIDKTGNIAIKPQFDDGWSFSEGLAIVKIGGKGGFIDKTGKTVIDLQYEDIGEFSEGLALVKIGDKYGYIDKTGKTAIAPQFDDAWVFSEGLALVKIGDKHGYIDQTGNVVINLQFDTPGGNFSEGLAYMKIDGKFGFIDKTGKIVIKPQFDHIGEFSEGGLARMGMNVKEGGVRFGYINKSGKTAWTEPE
- a CDS encoding TetR/AcrR family transcriptional regulator, with translation MEIVSELAAGKRHQGFKQMLTKDHAGESIHYHGKLYDILDRAATLFAQNGYHNTSMRDLAAELKTSLAGLYYYFETKEELLFLISQYSFDSVILSLNEKLNQSGDPVERLNLFVHNHLQYFVTHLSAMKVLSHESDSLSGEYFELINAKKKTYLQILENMLLDIARTKSNQPHMRLNQEIKISALSLFGMMNWTYTWFNPEKHKNQSLSIQKISDQMVNLFLHGFLKN
- a CDS encoding DUF2851 family protein: MFHYPLHTDSPTVRENLDRISEQIIQAIWFHLFLKMDELKTTDKKQVRILDRGIWNKDAGPDFIQAKIRIGNEVLTGDVELHWKTSDWDHHRHSENVSYKKVILHVVFVDDTKDKRMPTLAIGQYLNDSLTAVIQKIQSIQDDRKNIFCYDTVPTLEAGFLHQWILENGRQRFEAKCNKFEEQFVRQKTDLNELLYQGIMDALGFSKNREPFQRLAQKVPYQTLMNSIASDEEATALMRIQAIFLGAGGLLTEVKSLQVVPFVQRLENLWSEFQLQHKVEPMSSTEWKFFRLRPDNFPTLRLAGFSKLLVQNRNRPLLKTFILTFEKSSSNAFEDCISFLTVNSFGHWSEHYLLEDGGKRKQGDLIGRQRAFEIWVNAVLPVVALHAKFSSKKTLHGKVLQLYNTSTSLERNSILSYMKKQLRLDVVNRLTVQFAQGLIHLHKRCSAYACADCPVLTRVWTEERHDLMRLENEERYKNE
- a CDS encoding DUF433 domain-containing protein, whose translation is MQIFKRITFDSQVMGGQACIRGIRIPVSLIINLIANGMSTEAILKEYPDLEAEDIKECLHYAAWLTKEELHSAAEV
- a CDS encoding transglycosylase SLT domain-containing protein, translating into MTIFSYFKPCQILWLMYFLCVSVWPPLLAQTALGIESFTYLLDHPSERPYSSYMTRADQFYKQRDYRHAIYNFNFARELEPRISNDFLFSFKLGYSYKATHKFDSASVHLLKASADPLMGDYALFQLAQIFSKQDSVAEAITHFKKLLQKFPNTVFYIETCLNLAGLLFSQNQPDAADVYINQAAGILKDDPVMRNVYQSRILLLRGNSYVQKNNFNGALEIFRKIQEDFRYTDEAYKAKILSESIRRQQNTPATIDQFIDGNNVLILQGYYQMALNELAENKARFTLPHDQTEIEYNIARIYFAQGLYNAAIPRYQYLWKKYQHKESLFNLGKAARYQGDLALSTSAYRDYRDKAFLTSAWKNYITYEIANNFSAMGDSASLRQANLYYAEVRLKTPLSAIYGYTAAFRTAFNLYKLSEYDSCIVLLAEIQNAVDFLKPKCQFWTAKAYEKKKELQKANAIYERLASDQPRNYYGMLSHYLRRNNPKHPDDSFFYVNSSVGQDEKSSLFNFDMIKKLYFRIEQDNGRFYFNDRSLQSLEKEFIKAWIGKEILEPKYAQMELYPLRKKYLESIESAVLFRNYLEFLEAYDLAVETNVAMKKKFKSFFKSEEESAKLFYPRYYQSYVRQYAQKYGLDEAFVFALIKNESAFKTYSISKARAIGLMQIMPFTGNTLARELNLDHFEMMDLQQPEKSILLGTYYLHQQAMEYKNFIPAILGAYNAGPHRADFWMRFYNPDEPEEFPEIVELFETNNYIKKILLDRWIYSQP